Proteins encoded together in one Branchiostoma lanceolatum isolate klBraLanc5 chromosome 11, klBraLanc5.hap2, whole genome shotgun sequence window:
- the LOC136444468 gene encoding uncharacterized protein isoform X1, whose product MSVCLLVQSCGRTVGVFGTCRRTVGVFGTCRRTVGVFSTVRVRTMSGNAAVETPLSDRWTELCGRDRIRTAEAGQAWWRVVKERYCEPWRFYHNLSHVHSMFLHFDSHQHKIQNRNAVAWAIFFHDIVYDAKASDNEARSAEMFHHFATEHLQKPPDCIRETERLIMLTKEHVTEDHRNKDRYGTKDEHYFLDFDMSVLGWPEQDYDVYAKQIRQEYVHIPLDQYRERRAEFLKKTLSEIPNIFSTKEFRDQFEEQARQNLHREIQHLDSMNVTFGLELPA is encoded by the exons ATGTCCGTCTGTCTGCTTGTCCAGTCTTGTGGACGGACTGTAGGCGTGTTTGGTACGTGTAGACGGACTGTAGGCGTGTTTGGTACGTGTAGACGGACTGTGGGCGTGTTTAGTACGGTAAGAGTCCGAACCATGTCCGGTAACGCGGCCGTGGAGACGCCGCTGTCCGATCGGTGGACGGAGCTCTGTGGCCGGGACAGGATCAGGACGGCCGAGGCTGGCCAGGCTTGGTGGCGAGTTGTCAAGGAAAG GTACTGTGAGCCGTGGCGCTTCTACCACAACTTGTCCCACGTGCACAGCATGTTTCTGCACTTTGACAGCCACcaacacaaaatacaaaacaggaATGCTGTGGCATGGGCTATTTTCTTCCATGA tattgtCTATGATGCCAAGGCCTCCGACAATGAAGCCaggagtgcagaaatgttccacCACTTTGCCACTGAGCATCTGCAAAAG CCACCTGACTGTATCCGTGAGACTGAGAGACTCATCATGCTGACTAAGGAACATGTTACAGAGGATCACAGGAACAAGGACAG ATATGGCACAAAAGATGAGCACTACTTTTTGGACTTCGACATGTCTGTTTTGGGCTGGCCAGAACAAG ATTATGATGTGTATGCAAAGCAGATCAGACAGGAGTATGTTCACATTCCCCTGGACCAGTACAGGGAGAGAAGAGCAGAG TTTCTAAAGAAGACGCTGTCAGAAATCCCCAACATCTTCAGTACAAAAGAGTTCCGTGACCAGTTTGAGGAGCAGGCCAGACAGAACCTGCACCGGGAGATCCAGCATCTAGACTCCATGAACGTCACCTTTGGTCTGGAGCTGCCTGCATGA
- the LOC136444468 gene encoding uncharacterized protein isoform X2 gives MSVCLLVQSCGRTVGVFGTCRRTVGVFGTCRRTVGVFSTVRVRTMSGNAAVETPLSDRWTELCGRDRIRTAEAGQAWWRVVKERYCEPWRFYHNLSHVHSMFLHFDSHQHKIQNRNAVAWAIFFHDIVYDAKASDNEARSAEMFHHFATEHLQKPPDCIRETERLIMLTKEHVTEDHRNKDRYGTKDEHYFLDFDMSVLGWPEQDYDVYAKQIRQEYVHIPLDQYRERRAEVGKVL, from the exons ATGTCCGTCTGTCTGCTTGTCCAGTCTTGTGGACGGACTGTAGGCGTGTTTGGTACGTGTAGACGGACTGTAGGCGTGTTTGGTACGTGTAGACGGACTGTGGGCGTGTTTAGTACGGTAAGAGTCCGAACCATGTCCGGTAACGCGGCCGTGGAGACGCCGCTGTCCGATCGGTGGACGGAGCTCTGTGGCCGGGACAGGATCAGGACGGCCGAGGCTGGCCAGGCTTGGTGGCGAGTTGTCAAGGAAAG GTACTGTGAGCCGTGGCGCTTCTACCACAACTTGTCCCACGTGCACAGCATGTTTCTGCACTTTGACAGCCACcaacacaaaatacaaaacaggaATGCTGTGGCATGGGCTATTTTCTTCCATGA tattgtCTATGATGCCAAGGCCTCCGACAATGAAGCCaggagtgcagaaatgttccacCACTTTGCCACTGAGCATCTGCAAAAG CCACCTGACTGTATCCGTGAGACTGAGAGACTCATCATGCTGACTAAGGAACATGTTACAGAGGATCACAGGAACAAGGACAG ATATGGCACAAAAGATGAGCACTACTTTTTGGACTTCGACATGTCTGTTTTGGGCTGGCCAGAACAAG ATTATGATGTGTATGCAAAGCAGATCAGACAGGAGTATGTTCACATTCCCCTGGACCAGTACAGGGAGAGAAGAGCAGAGGTGGGAAAAGTTTTGTAG